The Rhodococcus triatomae genome includes a window with the following:
- a CDS encoding TniQ family protein — protein sequence MATIRVDRWPITVQLHPAEYLPGWLMRVGCRYQLTPIQILRELRVPRSPTGYHLVLEHLSLHARWIAAHLGVPAGDLRAALWGRPIDAAAARYLVHHRHIRPDRGGSRFCARCLAEPDPWWHAGWANPLLPLCVRHQVYLQSTCEGCGQVPWTGTAWMSALAPPWQCPQRHAREPQRPGRVRPFCRYDLRDAAVLAAPAKLCHAQQNLIEFAALADLQPSRQLRYGTTDMPITEVLDELCRRFVDTIGSPVRGPGDRPGQSEQGDPPARQNWHATRWPFQAGSQPASL from the coding sequence ATGGCCACGATAAGAGTCGACCGGTGGCCGATCACCGTGCAACTACATCCCGCCGAGTATCTGCCGGGCTGGCTGATGCGCGTCGGCTGTCGCTACCAACTGACCCCGATCCAGATTTTGCGCGAGCTCCGTGTGCCGCGGAGCCCGACCGGATATCACCTCGTTCTCGAGCACCTGAGCCTGCACGCTCGGTGGATCGCCGCTCACCTCGGTGTCCCTGCCGGTGACCTGCGCGCCGCCCTGTGGGGCCGGCCGATCGATGCCGCCGCGGCACGGTACCTGGTGCACCACCGCCACATTCGGCCCGACCGGGGAGGATCGCGTTTCTGTGCCCGATGCCTGGCCGAACCCGATCCGTGGTGGCATGCAGGCTGGGCCAATCCGCTGCTGCCGCTCTGTGTACGCCACCAGGTGTATCTGCAGTCGACATGCGAAGGCTGCGGTCAGGTGCCGTGGACAGGAACGGCGTGGATGAGCGCTCTGGCCCCGCCGTGGCAGTGCCCGCAGCGCCATGCTCGCGAACCGCAACGCCCGGGGCGTGTGAGACCGTTCTGCCGATACGACCTGCGTGACGCTGCTGTCCTCGCTGCACCGGCGAAGCTGTGTCATGCCCAGCAGAATCTGATCGAGTTCGCTGCCCTCGCCGACCTTCAGCCGAGCCGACAGTTGCGCTACGGCACCACCGACATGCCCATCACCGAGGTGCTCGACGAGCTGTGCCGTCGATTCGTCGACACGATCGGCTCTCCCGTGCGAGGACCTGGCGACCGGCCTGGACAGTCTGAGCAAGGCGATCCTCCCGCGAGGCAGAACTGGCATGCGACCCGTTGGCCGTTCCAGGCTGGGAGCCAGCCGGCCAGTCTGTGA
- a CDS encoding amidohydrolase family protein, with protein MFDAHLHIIDPRFPLVENHGYLPEPFTIADYRRRTAHLDVNGGAVVTASYQGTDQTYLRAALAELGPGWVGVTQLDLDATDEDIVELDRAGVRAVRFNLRRSVSDLRLLTAQALRAYDIAGWHAEFYVDATLLLSLEPVFAKLPAVSIDHLGMSTRGLPYLLDLVDRGARVKATGFGRTTIEDVGEVLRRIHAVNPEALMFGTDLPGSRARRVFEDPDLDIVAEAVGDLDGWTAVTSGNARRWYRCPEPEPGAAPE; from the coding sequence GTGTTCGACGCGCACCTACACATCATCGACCCGCGGTTTCCGCTGGTCGAGAATCACGGCTACCTGCCGGAGCCCTTCACGATCGCGGACTATCGCCGCCGGACGGCCCATCTCGACGTGAACGGCGGAGCCGTCGTCACGGCGTCCTACCAGGGAACGGACCAGACCTATCTCCGAGCGGCGCTGGCCGAACTCGGTCCCGGCTGGGTGGGAGTGACCCAGCTCGATCTGGACGCCACCGACGAGGACATCGTCGAACTCGACCGGGCCGGGGTGCGGGCCGTGCGATTCAATCTTCGGCGCAGCGTGAGCGATCTTCGGCTACTGACCGCGCAGGCGTTGCGTGCGTACGACATCGCCGGCTGGCACGCCGAGTTCTACGTGGACGCCACCCTGTTGCTGTCCCTGGAACCGGTGTTCGCGAAGCTTCCCGCGGTGAGTATCGATCACCTGGGGATGTCCACCCGCGGGCTGCCGTACCTCCTCGATCTGGTGGACCGCGGGGCCCGGGTGAAGGCCACCGGCTTCGGGCGGACCACCATCGAGGACGTCGGGGAGGTGCTGCGGCGGATCCACGCCGTCAACCCCGAGGCGCTCATGTTCGGTACCGATCTGCCCGGTAGCCGGGCGCGGCGTGTGTTCGAGGACCCGGATCTCGACATCGTGGCCGAGGCCGTCGGCGACCTGGACGGCTGGACCGCCGTGACGAGCGGCAACGCGCGCCGCTGGTACCGCTGCCCCGAGCCGGAACCCGGTGCCGCTCCGGAGTGA
- a CDS encoding ATP-binding protein: protein MNPWATWLATYGTVRYQLSRKQGWHAFVTAPPREPFEVLSRTAMSRLSQEELEDYNEARMVWNANLPTIKTSQLAAAYGICDQVMASAYRDGDKLRGSVVIDAEPGLGKTTIATRYARDVHRRVLRRDGPLTVEGHQRWPVAFIPLSAGVTLKGLNQQILRFYGHPAVDRASTSKLGALAVDCVTSCGTRLIVLDDLHFVDFRHRNGLEVSNHLKGLANDMAATFIYVGVNLTAKRFFDEGLLGEHTVYAQTSRRATRCPVAPFSIDTDTGMRGWLALLRTAEEHLTLAGSHDGMLCEHARLLHRRTQGRIASLTNLLDRISYLAIVTGVEAVTAELITTATVDNASESAARTG from the coding sequence ATGAACCCCTGGGCCACCTGGCTGGCAACGTATGGCACTGTCCGCTACCAGCTCTCCCGCAAACAGGGCTGGCACGCCTTCGTCACCGCCCCACCGCGTGAACCGTTCGAGGTCCTCTCCCGCACCGCGATGTCCCGACTGTCGCAGGAGGAGCTCGAGGACTACAACGAAGCCCGGATGGTGTGGAACGCGAACCTGCCGACGATCAAGACCAGCCAACTCGCCGCCGCCTACGGGATCTGCGATCAGGTGATGGCCTCGGCGTATCGGGACGGCGACAAGCTGCGCGGCTCGGTGGTCATCGACGCCGAACCCGGCCTCGGCAAGACCACCATCGCCACCCGCTATGCCCGCGACGTCCACCGGCGAGTTCTGCGCCGCGACGGACCCCTCACCGTGGAGGGGCATCAACGGTGGCCGGTGGCGTTCATCCCGCTCAGCGCCGGGGTCACCCTCAAAGGCCTCAATCAGCAGATCCTGCGGTTCTACGGCCATCCGGCCGTGGACCGTGCCTCCACCTCGAAACTCGGGGCCTTGGCGGTGGACTGTGTCACCTCCTGCGGTACCCGGTTGATCGTGCTCGACGATCTGCACTTCGTCGACTTCCGGCACCGCAACGGCCTGGAGGTATCGAACCATCTCAAGGGTTTGGCCAACGACATGGCCGCTACCTTCATTTACGTCGGGGTGAATCTGACCGCCAAACGCTTCTTCGACGAAGGCCTGCTCGGCGAGCACACCGTCTACGCCCAGACCAGCCGCCGCGCCACCCGCTGCCCGGTTGCCCCGTTCAGCATCGACACCGACACCGGGATGCGCGGCTGGCTCGCGCTGCTGCGCACCGCCGAAGAACACCTCACCCTCGCCGGCAGCCATGACGGGATGCTGTGCGAGCATGCTCGGCTGCTGCACCGCCGCACCCAGGGGCGGATCGCGTCGTTGACGAATCTGCTCGACCGGATCTCGTATCTCGCGATCGTCACCGGCGTCGAAGCCGTCACTGCTGAGTTGATTACGACCGCGACCGTCGACAATGCCAGCGAATCCGCCGCCCGCACCGGCTGA
- a CDS encoding DUF456 domain-containing protein, with protein MSGAAELVVGLVILVGLIGIVVPVLPGVILIFGAITVWAVFTGGTAAWVAFGIATAVLVATGVVKYTWPGRRMQVAGVPNRSIVVGGLTGLVGFFVVPVVGLFAGFVAGTYAAEWCRLRRPGLAWTSSWHATKAVGLSILVELFGGLVATAVWLTALTQT; from the coding sequence GTGAGCGGCGCCGCCGAGCTGGTCGTCGGGCTCGTCATCCTGGTCGGCTTGATCGGGATCGTCGTTCCGGTTCTGCCCGGGGTGATCCTGATCTTCGGCGCGATCACGGTCTGGGCGGTGTTCACCGGTGGCACGGCGGCCTGGGTGGCATTCGGCATCGCCACCGCCGTCCTGGTGGCCACCGGGGTGGTGAAGTACACGTGGCCGGGCCGTCGGATGCAAGTTGCCGGTGTGCCGAACCGGTCGATCGTCGTCGGCGGGCTCACCGGGCTGGTGGGCTTCTTCGTCGTCCCCGTCGTCGGGCTCTTCGCGGGCTTCGTCGCCGGAACCTATGCCGCCGAGTGGTGCCGCCTGCGCCGGCCGGGCCTCGCCTGGACATCGAGCTGGCACGCGACCAAGGCCGTCGGACTCTCGATCCTCGTGGAACTGTTCGGCGGTCTGGTGGCGACGGCGGTGTGGCTCACGGCGCTGACCCAGACCTGA
- a CDS encoding Asp23/Gls24 family envelope stress response protein: protein MPTSEQTATAVKDVAKKEDSALASTHGSTTISDTVVSKIAGIATREVSGVYDLGGGATRVVGALRERIPGASVNQSQGVSVEVGERQAAVDIDIVAEYGVALADLASGIRRNVIAAIERMTGLEVTEVNITVHDIHLDDGSDDETAESTRVQ, encoded by the coding sequence ATGCCGACCAGCGAGCAGACCGCAACCGCCGTCAAGGACGTGGCGAAGAAGGAGGATTCCGCCCTGGCCTCGACCCACGGTTCGACGACGATCTCCGACACCGTCGTGTCGAAGATCGCGGGAATCGCGACCCGCGAGGTCAGCGGTGTCTACGATCTCGGCGGTGGCGCGACTCGGGTGGTGGGAGCGCTGCGCGAACGTATTCCGGGCGCGAGCGTCAACCAGTCCCAGGGAGTCTCCGTGGAGGTCGGTGAGCGCCAGGCGGCCGTCGACATCGACATCGTCGCCGAATACGGAGTCGCCCTCGCGGACCTCGCCAGTGGCATCCGGCGGAACGTGATCGCTGCGATCGAGCGGATGACGGGTCTCGAGGTCACGGAGGTCAACATCACCGTGCACGACATCCACCTCGACGACGGAAGCGACGACGAGACGGCGGAATCCACACGCGTGCAGTAG
- a CDS encoding TauD/TfdA dioxygenase family protein: MTAATTVAPGDTATGATLDTAEALDVRPVAGHIGAEIHGVDLSRELTDYEVTAIREALHRHKVVFFRGQDIGHAEQVTFSRRFGEVTPSHPYDDEAPEGFPQILAVDSRKYERRFGRKKYSYDNKWHTDVTALINPPAGTILRAHLVPEQGGDTQWTNLVAAYEALPEPLRRLADGLRAEHRFGGRHPQWAEDSSYARKTRENPLVTEHPVVRVHPVTGERALFVTPGFTSRIVGVSPAQSDRLLDLFFAQITDPAFTVRFRWAPGSVAFWDNRATAHLAPTDLDHLDVTRVLYRTTLEGDVPVGPDGRESISLAGAFFRGEK, encoded by the coding sequence ATGACCGCTGCGACAACCGTTGCGCCCGGCGACACCGCCACCGGGGCCACACTCGACACCGCCGAAGCACTCGATGTCCGGCCGGTGGCCGGGCACATCGGCGCCGAGATCCACGGCGTCGACCTCAGCCGGGAGCTCACCGACTACGAAGTCACCGCGATCCGCGAGGCGCTGCACCGTCACAAGGTGGTGTTCTTCCGGGGGCAGGACATCGGCCACGCCGAGCAGGTGACCTTTTCGCGCAGGTTCGGCGAGGTCACGCCGTCGCATCCGTACGACGACGAGGCACCCGAGGGCTTCCCGCAGATCCTCGCCGTCGACAGCCGCAAGTACGAGCGTCGCTTCGGGCGCAAGAAGTACAGCTACGACAACAAGTGGCACACCGACGTCACCGCGCTGATCAATCCGCCCGCGGGCACGATCCTGCGGGCACACCTGGTGCCCGAGCAGGGCGGCGACACCCAGTGGACCAACCTGGTCGCCGCGTACGAGGCCCTGCCGGAACCGTTGCGCCGGCTGGCCGACGGTCTTCGTGCCGAGCACCGTTTCGGTGGCAGGCACCCGCAGTGGGCGGAGGATTCGAGCTACGCCCGCAAGACGCGGGAGAACCCACTGGTGACCGAGCATCCGGTGGTCCGCGTGCATCCGGTGACGGGTGAGCGGGCACTGTTCGTCACTCCGGGGTTCACCAGCCGCATCGTCGGGGTGTCACCGGCGCAGAGCGACCGGCTGCTGGACCTGTTCTTCGCCCAGATCACCGATCCGGCGTTCACCGTCCGATTCCGTTGGGCGCCGGGAAGTGTCGCATTCTGGGACAATCGCGCCACCGCGCACCTGGCCCCGACGGATCTCGATCATCTCGACGTCACCCGGGTGCTGTACCGGACGACGCTCGAGGGTGACGTCCCGGTCGGTCCGGACGGACGTGAGTCCATTTCCCTTGCCGGAGCGTTCTTCCGGGGCGAGAAGTAG
- a CDS encoding helix-turn-helix domain-containing protein, whose protein sequence is MTNIVELRAGIKVWLDGCSWEVVALQGHDVTLRSGERMQRVAVTEIAARGTAISPPDDTASADPAAVVLSSLTATQIQELETRAEHVRGILTEVATSGAELESVLATRAAELHVSVRTLYRWIAGYRAAGVAGLTDSRIRSRYATSVDHRWDAACVRVLDRYVTVSTPTIGAVIDAVAKDLEAEFGPGMVPLPSLSTAYRRVKTLSKGRHAFGSAKGRRSVADRPRGVLGRLRATRPGEYVVLDTTALDVFAMEPVTMRWVGVELTVAMDLFTRCILGLRLTPLSTRSQDVANVLYQCITPARDTDPTADQLWPYHGVPRNLLVGTESPDGISQRRVGDLPACLPEAIVVDHGKQYLSSHVIGVCARLGITVQPAIPHKPTDKPTVERFFRTLRESLLQHLPAYKGPDVYSRGKDVEDAAFYYASELEQIIREWVGRVYHHTRHDGLCVPELPRVGFSPSEMFEIGVAKSGGLLLPANPDLAYEFLDVRWRTIQHYGVEVDGLRYDGSGLTLYRTTRSPYGGVHAGKWPIFVDNHDIRHAWFQDPDSHRWHQLVWEHGACLNQPFSRDAADYAKRIAVREHRHFDPAAAVRDLLLAWSRDDVATRRDRALARRLSAHRPHPETEGQQSGIDDERDTASVPGVAELLDELATSRTQRLEVVDDVDVFDRYYAEHPDEDVFEVFDE, encoded by the coding sequence GTGACCAACATCGTCGAACTACGTGCAGGAATCAAGGTCTGGCTCGACGGCTGCTCATGGGAAGTCGTGGCGCTGCAGGGACACGATGTCACCCTCCGGTCCGGAGAGCGGATGCAGCGTGTCGCGGTCACCGAGATCGCGGCACGGGGAACAGCGATCTCACCGCCGGACGACACCGCCTCCGCTGACCCTGCTGCCGTAGTGCTCTCCTCGCTGACCGCAACCCAGATTCAGGAACTGGAAACACGAGCCGAACACGTCCGCGGCATCCTGACCGAGGTTGCGACCTCCGGCGCCGAACTCGAATCGGTGTTGGCCACCAGAGCGGCGGAACTTCACGTCTCTGTGCGCACCCTGTACCGCTGGATCGCCGGATACCGCGCGGCAGGAGTTGCCGGACTCACGGACAGTCGGATCCGTAGCCGCTACGCCACCAGTGTCGATCACCGGTGGGACGCAGCATGTGTGCGGGTGCTCGATAGGTACGTCACCGTCTCGACCCCGACGATCGGCGCGGTCATCGATGCCGTTGCCAAGGACCTGGAAGCAGAATTCGGGCCGGGCATGGTGCCGTTGCCCTCCCTGAGCACGGCATACCGGCGGGTGAAGACATTGTCGAAGGGGCGGCACGCGTTCGGTAGCGCGAAAGGCCGGCGGTCGGTGGCGGACCGGCCCCGCGGTGTCCTCGGCCGACTGCGCGCGACCCGTCCGGGGGAGTACGTGGTGCTCGATACCACCGCGCTGGATGTGTTCGCGATGGAACCGGTCACCATGCGCTGGGTTGGGGTGGAGTTGACCGTGGCGATGGACCTGTTCACCCGCTGCATCCTCGGACTGCGCCTGACACCGCTGTCGACGCGGTCCCAGGACGTGGCGAATGTGCTGTACCAGTGCATCACTCCCGCCCGCGACACCGACCCGACTGCGGATCAACTCTGGCCGTATCACGGGGTGCCGCGAAACCTGCTCGTCGGCACCGAGTCCCCGGACGGGATCTCCCAGCGACGCGTCGGGGATCTACCGGCATGTCTGCCCGAGGCGATCGTCGTCGATCACGGCAAGCAGTACCTGTCCTCTCATGTGATCGGAGTCTGCGCCCGACTGGGTATCACCGTTCAGCCGGCGATCCCGCACAAGCCCACCGACAAACCCACCGTCGAACGCTTCTTCCGCACCCTGCGCGAATCACTGCTACAGCACCTGCCCGCCTACAAGGGCCCGGACGTGTACTCACGGGGCAAAGACGTCGAAGACGCCGCGTTCTACTACGCCAGCGAACTCGAGCAGATCATCCGGGAATGGGTGGGCCGGGTCTATCACCACACCCGACATGACGGGCTGTGCGTGCCGGAACTGCCGCGGGTGGGGTTTTCGCCGAGCGAGATGTTCGAGATCGGGGTCGCCAAATCGGGTGGTCTGCTGTTGCCGGCGAATCCGGATCTGGCGTATGAGTTCCTCGATGTGCGTTGGCGTACGATCCAGCACTACGGCGTCGAGGTCGACGGACTGCGTTACGACGGATCCGGGCTCACCTTGTATCGCACCACCCGTTCGCCGTATGGCGGTGTGCACGCCGGCAAGTGGCCGATCTTCGTCGACAATCACGACATCCGGCACGCCTGGTTCCAGGACCCGGACAGCCACCGTTGGCATCAGTTGGTGTGGGAGCACGGCGCTTGCCTGAACCAGCCGTTCAGCAGGGACGCCGCCGACTACGCCAAACGCATCGCCGTGCGCGAGCATCGCCACTTCGATCCCGCCGCCGCGGTACGGGATCTGCTGCTCGCGTGGAGCCGAGACGACGTCGCGACACGCCGCGACCGCGCCCTGGCCCGCCGACTCAGTGCCCACCGCCCGCATCCGGAAACCGAAGGACAGCAGTCCGGTATCGACGACGAACGCGACACTGCGTCCGTGCCGGGCGTCGCCGAGCTGCTCGACGAACTCGCCACCAGTCGAACTCAACGGTTGGAGGTGGTCGACGACGTCGACGTATTCGACCGGTACTACGCGGAGCATCCCGACGAAGACGTGTTCGAGGTGTTCGACGAATGA
- a CDS encoding RNA polymerase sigma factor, whose amino-acid sequence MTSSEPSEAASDRDLVDAARLGDRGAFEDLVRLNGPLLYRYARRMVTDEGVAAEVVQDTFVAAWRQLTDFRGESSFRTWVFSICSRKITDSRRVKRAQPIDDQLLVPLLPTERDADPMVVVQNSAFLEALELALAELPPRQRACWVLREVEQMTFPQIGEILSMSPDSARGHHHRARTTLGQRLMRWR is encoded by the coding sequence GTGACATCGTCCGAACCGAGCGAGGCCGCTTCCGACCGGGATCTGGTGGATGCGGCGAGACTCGGCGATCGCGGCGCATTCGAGGACCTCGTCCGGCTCAACGGCCCACTGCTCTACCGCTACGCGCGGCGGATGGTGACAGACGAGGGCGTCGCCGCCGAGGTCGTCCAGGACACGTTCGTCGCCGCCTGGCGTCAACTGACGGACTTTCGCGGCGAATCGTCGTTCCGCACCTGGGTGTTCTCGATCTGTTCCCGCAAGATCACCGACTCGCGGCGGGTCAAACGCGCGCAGCCGATCGACGACCAGCTCCTGGTCCCGCTGCTCCCCACCGAACGGGACGCGGACCCTATGGTGGTCGTCCAGAACAGCGCATTCCTGGAGGCACTGGAATTGGCGCTGGCCGAGCTTCCCCCACGCCAGCGTGCCTGCTGGGTACTCCGGGAGGTCGAACAGATGACATTTCCACAGATCGGAGAGATCCTGTCCATGTCTCCCGATTCGGCCAGAGGGCATCACCACCGGGCCCGAACCACGCTCGGTCAGCGACTGATGAGGTGGCGATGA
- a CDS encoding LLM class flavin-dependent oxidoreductase, whose translation MSRRPTLLHQCENRSGPARHRRPLYGLALAESVLVESMRKRRFDRVVRYVQRSGADFVVLGLEWLTPSGPAPTAALSTSLSAAALTAETDHLGIFVAPVPELDHPLNLARRLATLEPASRGRIGWLTGGRDRSWDSRDTPPALPALWWAHGDDDPVDICTADLAVLDRDTLTLHRNSIREDTLLLAVDSPDDEDVDGHVATVDDLGRPITEWPRRPRSRTAYRPSFHAGLQTRSPNFHRHDGLGN comes from the coding sequence ATGTCACGGCGACCGACCCTGCTGCACCAGTGTGAGAATCGCTCCGGGCCCGCACGGCACCGGCGGCCCCTGTACGGCCTGGCACTCGCGGAATCCGTTCTGGTGGAATCGATGAGGAAACGCAGGTTCGATCGGGTGGTCCGCTACGTGCAGCGCTCCGGTGCAGATTTCGTCGTCCTCGGCCTGGAGTGGCTGACGCCGTCCGGTCCGGCACCCACCGCGGCGCTGTCGACGAGTCTGTCGGCGGCTGCTCTCACCGCCGAGACCGATCATCTCGGGATCTTCGTCGCACCGGTGCCCGAGCTGGACCATCCGCTGAACCTCGCCCGCAGGCTGGCCACCCTGGAGCCGGCCAGCAGAGGCCGGATCGGCTGGCTCACCGGTGGCCGGGACCGCAGCTGGGATTCCCGTGACACGCCGCCGGCGCTGCCCGCACTCTGGTGGGCTCACGGCGACGACGACCCGGTCGACATCTGTACCGCCGATCTCGCCGTGCTCGATCGGGACACGCTCACGCTCCACCGCAACAGCATTCGTGAGGACACCCTGCTCCTCGCCGTCGACTCCCCCGATGACGAGGACGTCGACGGCCATGTCGCCACGGTCGACGATCTGGGCCGGCCGATCACCGAATGGCCCCGCCGGCCCCGATCCCGCACCGCGTACCGGCCCTCCTTCCACGCCGGGCTGCAGACCCGATCACCGAACTTCCATCGCCACGACGGTCTCGGAAACTGA
- a CDS encoding ArsR/SmtB family transcription factor: MTMNERATTCFGESLDSAAALFHSLSDGTRLAIVRRLAAGESRVADLVGELGLAQSTVSAHVACLRDCGLVQGRPQGRQVFYSLARLELLDLLASAETLLAATGNAVALCPNYGTDTDTGVTA; encoded by the coding sequence ATGACGATGAATGAGCGAGCGACGACCTGCTTCGGTGAAAGTCTCGACTCTGCAGCAGCGTTGTTCCACAGTCTCTCCGACGGCACCCGCCTGGCCATCGTGCGCCGCCTCGCCGCCGGGGAATCCCGAGTAGCGGACCTGGTCGGCGAGCTGGGATTGGCGCAATCGACAGTGTCGGCGCACGTGGCATGCCTGCGGGACTGCGGCCTGGTGCAAGGCCGCCCGCAGGGCCGGCAGGTGTTCTACTCGCTGGCCCGACTGGAACTGCTCGACCTGCTGGCCTCGGCCGAAACCCTCCTGGCCGCCACGGGCAACGCCGTCGCGCTGTGCCCGAACTACGGCACCGACACCGACACGGGAGTGACGGCATGA
- a CDS encoding TnsA-like heteromeric transposase endonuclease subunit produces the protein MQESGDPVATTLAAADPYRMILGLPVRKVRSHPHQRHYSGMFWSATNRGHVLYESRLELDRLWLADYAPEVVRIAAQPMWLCGPDGKTMRRHAPDLLLQRTDGGFTVVDVKPAEFARRDAVAQVFAWTERLCSSRGWSYEVWTGANPVVLANLRILGGARRSEWIDPAVMRALDSVAVPGMTLDDLAASVNRPGSRIAVLAKLWSGLWSVDLTVPLSGQSQVSGVRSTP, from the coding sequence GTGCAGGAATCAGGTGATCCTGTCGCGACGACCCTCGCTGCGGCAGATCCCTATCGGATGATCCTGGGCCTGCCGGTACGGAAAGTCCGCAGTCACCCCCATCAGCGCCACTATTCCGGGATGTTCTGGTCGGCCACCAACCGTGGCCACGTCCTCTACGAGAGCCGACTCGAACTGGACCGGTTGTGGCTGGCGGACTACGCACCGGAAGTGGTGCGGATCGCCGCACAGCCGATGTGGCTGTGCGGCCCGGACGGGAAGACCATGCGTCGGCATGCGCCCGATCTGCTGCTCCAACGCACAGACGGCGGATTCACGGTCGTCGACGTCAAACCCGCCGAGTTCGCCCGTCGCGACGCAGTTGCGCAGGTGTTCGCCTGGACCGAACGACTGTGTTCGAGTCGGGGCTGGTCGTATGAAGTGTGGACCGGTGCAAACCCAGTAGTGCTGGCGAACCTCCGAATCCTCGGGGGCGCTCGTCGTAGCGAGTGGATCGACCCCGCGGTGATGAGGGCACTCGACAGCGTCGCAGTGCCCGGGATGACCCTCGACGACCTCGCCGCATCGGTGAACAGGCCCGGCTCGCGAATCGCGGTGCTGGCGAAGCTGTGGTCCGGTCTGTGGTCGGTGGACCTGACGGTGCCGCTGTCCGGACAGTCGCAGGTGTCCGGTGTAAGGAGCACGCCGTGA